One genomic region from Saprospiraceae bacterium encodes:
- a CDS encoding S41 family peptidase, producing MKRLLILVVFIGLLFSFTRFADPNRYFEITKNIELFTNIYKELNYYYVDDIEPGKLMKTGIDAMLNTLDPYTNYFSEAQVETYRFSTEGKYHSIGAGIRMVDDLPTVTELFEESPAYKSGVRLGDQIMSVGGKSVIGKTKEEITTLMQGAADSNLDVMIKRPGESTELPFSITRGEVDVPNVPYSGMVSDKVGYINLTVFTDQAGSHVAAALQKLKKENPNMAGVILDLRDNGGGLLREAVNVCNVFIPRNELVVTTKGKVKEWDRSFKTMQGGVDENIPLTILVDKGTASASEIVSGVVQDLDRGVIIGQRTYGKGLVQNTREIGYNSQVKLTTAKYYIPSGRCIQGVEYENGVPKNIADSLRAEFKTKGGRKVLDGGGVKPDIVIDAEKMPEIVEQLIKDDILFKYATAYKLKHQEIKPLREFSFTEFEDFLKFVKHSGFEYKSVLTGALEAFKAKAMDHPQWNAMSKDFDDLNKRIKEDPDKLLVQYKELIVKNIEKEIIPRYYLQKGKIEKSLQVDQEIQDAISVLDDQAKYRSILNGESAAGGKSRK from the coding sequence ATGAAACGATTGTTGATCCTGGTGGTATTTATTGGTTTACTCTTCTCTTTCACAAGATTTGCTGATCCTAATCGATATTTTGAAATCACTAAAAATATTGAGCTATTCACCAATATCTATAAAGAGCTCAACTATTATTATGTCGATGATATTGAGCCGGGCAAGCTGATGAAGACGGGTATAGATGCTATGCTCAATACCCTGGACCCGTATACCAATTATTTTTCTGAAGCCCAGGTAGAGACTTATCGTTTTTCTACTGAGGGTAAATACCACAGTATAGGAGCCGGCATCCGTATGGTGGACGATCTGCCCACAGTCACCGAGCTCTTTGAAGAATCCCCTGCGTATAAGAGTGGGGTAAGGCTGGGTGATCAGATTATGTCTGTTGGGGGTAAGTCTGTCATAGGCAAAACTAAAGAAGAGATTACTACCCTGATGCAAGGGGCTGCTGACAGCAACCTGGATGTAATGATTAAAAGGCCCGGTGAATCAACTGAACTGCCATTTTCTATCACCCGTGGAGAAGTAGATGTGCCCAATGTACCTTATAGCGGTATGGTCTCGGATAAAGTAGGTTATATCAATCTCACTGTGTTTACCGATCAAGCTGGTAGCCATGTGGCTGCTGCGCTGCAAAAACTAAAAAAAGAGAACCCAAATATGGCTGGAGTCATACTGGACTTGCGTGACAATGGGGGAGGTTTGCTGAGAGAAGCGGTCAACGTATGCAATGTCTTTATCCCAAGAAACGAATTGGTGGTCACCACAAAAGGAAAAGTAAAGGAATGGGACAGATCCTTTAAAACCATGCAGGGGGGGGTAGATGAAAATATCCCTTTGACTATATTGGTTGATAAGGGCACAGCCTCTGCTTCAGAGATAGTATCTGGTGTGGTGCAGGATCTTGATCGGGGTGTGATCATTGGGCAAAGGACCTATGGTAAAGGCCTGGTGCAAAATACCCGCGAAATCGGCTACAACAGCCAGGTCAAGCTCACTACTGCTAAGTATTATATTCCCAGTGGCCGATGTATTCAAGGAGTAGAATATGAAAATGGGGTGCCAAAAAATATCGCAGATTCACTCCGGGCGGAGTTTAAGACCAAGGGGGGGAGAAAAGTGCTGGACGGTGGTGGTGTAAAGCCGGACATCGTGATTGATGCTGAGAAAATGCCGGAGATTGTGGAACAATTGATAAAGGATGATATCTTATTTAAATATGCTACTGCTTATAAATTGAAGCATCAGGAGATAAAACCATTGCGCGAATTCAGCTTCACAGAGTTTGAGGATTTCTTAAAATTTGTGAAACACTCCGGATTTGAATACAAATCAGTTCTGACAGGCGCTTTAGAAGCATTTAAAGCCAAAGCCATGGATCATCCACAATGGAATGCGATGTCGAAAGATTTTGATGATCTCAATAAAAGAATAAAAGAAGATCCTGATAAATTGCTGGTACAATATAAGGAATTGATAGTGAAGAATATAGAGAAAGAGATCATACCGAGATACTACCTCCAAAAAGGGAAAATAGAAAAATCGCTGCAGGTAGATCAAGAGATCCAGGATGCCATCAGTGTCCTGGATGATCAAGCTAAATATCGTTCCATTTTGAATGGAGAAAGCGCTGCAGGAGGAAAGAGCAGAAAGTAG
- a CDS encoding DUF5606 domain-containing protein: protein MIDLNKIIFVTGLPGLYEMVANRADGAIVKSIENGQTKFAPLRKHQFSLLETISIYTSSDSTPIAEIFETMKKSDLNIPDLQADQKTTLDYFVKILPDYDPDRVSIGDIKKVVKWYTFLAKHDRLHEKAEAQEVQTKDQKEAVE from the coding sequence ATGATAGATTTAAATAAAATAATATTCGTGACCGGCCTGCCGGGATTATATGAGATGGTTGCTAACAGAGCTGATGGGGCGATCGTCAAGTCCATAGAAAACGGGCAAACCAAATTTGCTCCACTTAGAAAACATCAATTTTCCTTGTTAGAGACGATCAGTATTTATACTTCAAGTGATTCAACTCCAATTGCAGAGATATTTGAAACGATGAAAAAATCTGATCTGAATATTCCTGACCTTCAGGCTGACCAAAAGACCACTTTGGATTATTTTGTAAAAATATTGCCGGACTATGATCCGGATAGAGTCAGTATTGGTGATATAAAAAAAGTCGTTAAATGGTATACCTTTCTGGCAAAACATGATCGTCTTCACGAAAAAGCTGAAGCCCAGGAAGTACAAACTAAGGACCAAAAAGAAGCAGTAGAATAA
- the ypdA gene encoding YpdA family putative bacillithiol disulfide reductase, with translation MQYDLIIIGAGPIGIVCGIEAKKAGLSYLIIEKGVLVNSLYHFPANMTFFSTSVLLEIGDVPFISHTDKPTRDEALEYYRRITEAWQLSVNFYESVAQITKIEGSFYIKTSKSEYQASNVVIATGFYDLEIKLNVPGEELPKVRHYYDDPHPYFRQDLAIIGAGNSACDAALECWKKGARVTMIVRENEIKDTIKYWIRPNIENRIKSGEIKSFFNAQVQEIKPKSVLFSSGGVLHEIPNDYVLAMTGYQPDYAFLSAAGIDFAHDEYHTPIHDENTLETNVHGLYLAGVIIGGLKTNKWFIENTRDHGKKIIDHILLKKNHVFGANTK, from the coding sequence GTGCAGTACGATTTAATCATTATTGGAGCAGGCCCCATCGGTATAGTTTGTGGCATTGAAGCTAAAAAAGCCGGACTGTCCTACCTGATTATCGAAAAAGGCGTATTAGTCAATTCTCTGTACCATTTTCCAGCCAATATGACTTTTTTCTCTACTTCTGTTCTACTGGAGATTGGAGATGTGCCCTTTATATCCCATACTGACAAACCTACTCGTGATGAGGCACTTGAATATTACAGGCGCATAACTGAAGCTTGGCAGTTGTCGGTGAACTTCTATGAATCAGTAGCGCAGATTACCAAAATCGAAGGATCCTTCTATATAAAAACTTCTAAGTCCGAATACCAAGCTTCGAATGTCGTGATCGCAACCGGATTTTACGACTTAGAAATCAAATTGAATGTACCAGGCGAAGAGCTACCAAAAGTCAGGCACTATTATGATGATCCCCATCCATATTTCAGACAGGATCTGGCCATCATCGGTGCCGGCAATTCTGCTTGTGATGCTGCCCTGGAGTGTTGGAAAAAAGGTGCCCGGGTCACGATGATTGTTCGTGAAAATGAGATCAAGGACACCATTAAATACTGGATCAGGCCAAACATTGAAAACCGCATCAAAAGTGGTGAGATCAAGTCATTTTTTAATGCTCAAGTTCAGGAAATCAAACCAAAAAGTGTACTGTTTTCTTCAGGAGGTGTCCTGCATGAGATACCTAATGATTATGTGCTCGCCATGACAGGCTATCAACCAGACTATGCCTTTTTAAGTGCTGCCGGCATTGATTTTGCGCATGATGAATACCATACGCCCATCCATGATGAAAACACGCTGGAGACTAACGTGCATGGTTTATATCTCGCTGGAGTCATCATCGGTGGGTTGAAGACCAACAAATGGTTTATCGAAAATACCAGGGACCATGGTAAAAAAATAATCGACCATATCCTGTTGAAAAAAAATCACGTTTTCGGAGCCAACACAAAATAA
- a CDS encoding HAD family hydrolase produces the protein MKNIELVIFDCDGVLVDTEKLANRVFIEEVTKFGFQITAEEAWEHFPGSRFADCVAYVEHTNQRKLPVEFTEIYREKSAQVFAAEMEAIPGILHLLSHLALPKAVASNGPKTTIIANLHSCKLHHFFEEQHIFSAYEVQKWKPEPDLHLNVSKVMGIDPANCVVIEDSVPGIQGALNAKMKVIGFSHDGRNQKIMNLDIPIVDHLERVFDILPDRAKMASPLFL, from the coding sequence ATGAAAAATATAGAATTAGTCATCTTCGATTGTGATGGAGTATTAGTAGATACTGAAAAACTGGCCAACCGGGTTTTTATAGAAGAAGTCACCAAATTTGGCTTTCAAATTACCGCGGAAGAGGCCTGGGAACATTTTCCGGGATCCAGATTTGCAGATTGTGTAGCTTATGTGGAGCACACCAATCAACGAAAATTACCGGTAGAGTTTACAGAGATCTATCGGGAAAAAAGTGCTCAGGTCTTTGCTGCTGAGATGGAAGCTATACCTGGCATCCTGCACCTGCTCAGCCACCTTGCTCTGCCCAAAGCCGTGGCTTCCAATGGACCTAAAACTACCATTATCGCTAACCTGCATTCTTGCAAACTCCATCATTTTTTTGAGGAGCAACATATATTTAGTGCCTATGAAGTTCAAAAATGGAAGCCTGAACCGGATCTTCATCTCAACGTATCCAAAGTGATGGGGATAGATCCTGCCAATTGTGTCGTAATAGAAGACAGCGTACCGGGTATCCAGGGTGCACTCAATGCTAAAATGAAAGTTATTGGATTTAGCCATGACGGCCGAAATCAAAAGATCATGAATCTGGACATTCCCATCGTAGACCACCTCGAAAGGGTCTTTGATATTTTACCAGACCGGGCTAAAATGGCTTCCCCGCTTTTTCTCTGA
- a CDS encoding DUF1905 domain-containing protein has product MVKFTATLDRFGKYKEKSGWTFIPISSARAQKLSSHKTAFRVKGKIDDVEINQVALVPMGDGDFILPVNGIMRKKIQKAAGDKVRVEVEYDPSDLQADQDFLDCLMEAPGAFRTYDQLPQSHKNYFTKWLQTAKTQATKADRIALAVSALSRGLKFNEMLREKAGKPF; this is encoded by the coding sequence ATGGTTAAATTTACAGCAACATTAGATCGATTTGGCAAGTATAAGGAGAAGTCAGGCTGGACCTTTATACCCATTTCTTCGGCAAGGGCTCAAAAACTGAGTTCCCATAAGACGGCTTTCAGAGTGAAGGGCAAAATAGATGATGTAGAGATCAATCAAGTCGCCCTGGTACCCATGGGTGATGGTGACTTTATCCTTCCTGTCAATGGGATTATGCGTAAAAAAATCCAAAAAGCGGCAGGTGACAAGGTCCGGGTAGAGGTCGAATATGATCCTTCCGATTTACAAGCTGATCAGGATTTTTTGGACTGTCTCATGGAAGCTCCAGGCGCTTTTAGGACATATGACCAATTGCCGCAAAGCCACAAAAACTATTTCACCAAATGGTTGCAAACCGCCAAAACCCAGGCTACCAAAGCTGATCGTATTGCCCTGGCAGTAAGCGCTCTATCACGCGGACTGAAGTTTAATGAGATGCTCAGAGAAAAAGCGGGGAAGCCATTTTAG
- a CDS encoding DUF1573 domain-containing protein, translated as MYRVLILIFLFAFSGSLLAQPLREIPLSMKILTAEESLAKGDYYNALDWYEQVYKEKRDPEIAYKIALLHYTLRDYARAETQLTRLLTSNLKGVRPPAAAYYYLGMVQKMNGKTREATEAFSKFITEGKDQNMITLAQNELDGIEQMGNLATNKGIAVVNVGTIVNSPFTESNAVLSSDNTLYFVSFQKKAPIVQDGKDQDYHAKIYTSAKTKDGKWGKPVALSDAINRPNVHSGHITLSPDGETMVFTRSLLVSNEVSETKMYVSEKDASGWAPAREIKLPTGDFQIRYPAFGKMFDRDVLFVSSNKPGGMGGFDLYYGNFDGQTLGDLVTMGPRFNTPGDDISPFYTKTTFYYSTNGKPGMGGFDIFSANFTGTDYEAPQNMGRNYNTTVDDMFFTLNPDGGTGFLVSNRPGTRSLKSKTCCDDIFYFSLQPILVDMVVDVFETPKKALKGSLIRINEYVEESSFEKERKTNDQSNNFQFDLEVDRAYQFVVSRDGYYPDTFEVNTVGILESSNLKKEVILRPMPPEPTTETITINEPIRLNKIYYDYDDAAILKDAEEDLGALLELLKEYPTMVIELSSHTDARGNDEYNKRLSQRRANSAKNWITSRGIDPSRIKAIGFGESKILNRCKNGVNCTDDEHRFNRRTEFRILEGPQTITIKKEIFKGQKPALKPGDGGSASLQNIPTIKKGVPILKWDNPFFDFGLVNKGEDKLHEFGFVNAGDADLLIEIATACECTDLDYPTKAIKPGERGVVKANFHSKEKDGEAEITINVIANTDPIVVEARFRAFVK; from the coding sequence ATGTATAGAGTATTGATTCTTATTTTTTTATTTGCCTTCAGTGGCAGTTTGCTCGCTCAGCCTTTGAGAGAAATTCCGTTGAGTATGAAAATCCTGACTGCAGAGGAGAGCCTTGCCAAAGGTGATTACTACAATGCCCTGGATTGGTATGAGCAGGTATATAAAGAAAAACGTGACCCAGAGATAGCCTATAAAATAGCCTTGTTGCATTATACACTCAGAGATTATGCCCGGGCTGAAACACAACTGACCAGGCTACTGACTTCAAATCTGAAAGGGGTGCGCCCTCCTGCCGCGGCTTATTATTACCTGGGAATGGTGCAAAAGATGAATGGCAAAACCAGGGAGGCGACAGAGGCTTTCAGCAAATTTATTACAGAGGGCAAGGATCAGAATATGATCACCTTAGCTCAAAATGAATTGGATGGCATAGAGCAGATGGGTAATCTTGCTACTAATAAAGGCATAGCTGTCGTCAATGTTGGCACCATCGTAAACTCCCCTTTTACGGAATCCAATGCAGTATTAAGCTCCGACAATACCTTATATTTTGTCTCTTTTCAAAAAAAAGCTCCAATAGTACAGGATGGTAAAGATCAGGACTATCATGCCAAGATATATACCAGTGCTAAAACCAAAGATGGCAAATGGGGCAAACCAGTCGCCTTATCCGACGCTATCAATAGACCCAATGTACACAGTGGGCATATAACTCTAAGCCCTGACGGTGAAACTATGGTTTTCACCAGATCTTTATTGGTCAGCAATGAAGTATCCGAGACTAAAATGTATGTCTCAGAAAAAGATGCCAGCGGTTGGGCACCTGCCCGGGAAATCAAATTGCCTACCGGTGATTTTCAAATCCGGTATCCTGCCTTTGGCAAAATGTTTGACCGGGATGTCCTCTTTGTATCCTCTAATAAACCAGGAGGTATGGGAGGCTTTGATCTATATTATGGCAATTTTGATGGCCAGACGCTTGGAGATTTGGTGACCATGGGACCACGGTTCAATACCCCTGGTGATGATATCAGTCCATTTTATACCAAGACTACTTTTTATTATAGCACCAATGGCAAACCAGGCATGGGAGGCTTTGACATATTTTCAGCCAATTTTACAGGTACAGATTATGAAGCTCCTCAGAATATGGGGCGCAACTATAACACGACCGTTGATGATATGTTCTTTACCTTAAATCCGGATGGAGGTACAGGATTTTTGGTGTCTAATCGTCCCGGTACCCGAAGCTTAAAAAGTAAGACCTGCTGTGATGATATTTTTTACTTTTCACTTCAACCTATCCTCGTCGATATGGTCGTAGATGTGTTTGAAACACCCAAAAAAGCACTCAAAGGCAGTTTAATAAGAATCAATGAGTATGTGGAAGAAAGCAGCTTCGAAAAGGAAAGAAAAACCAATGATCAGTCTAATAATTTTCAGTTTGACCTCGAAGTAGACAGAGCATACCAGTTTGTAGTATCAAGGGATGGCTATTACCCCGATACTTTTGAAGTAAATACAGTTGGGATACTCGAATCAAGCAATCTTAAAAAAGAGGTTATTCTCAGACCTATGCCTCCAGAGCCTACTACTGAAACCATCACCATCAATGAACCCATCAGACTGAATAAGATCTACTACGATTATGACGATGCTGCGATCTTGAAAGATGCTGAAGAAGATCTGGGTGCTCTGCTCGAATTATTAAAGGAATATCCTACGATGGTGATAGAATTGTCCAGCCATACGGATGCAAGAGGCAATGATGAATACAATAAACGATTATCCCAGCGCAGAGCCAACTCTGCAAAAAATTGGATCACCTCTCGCGGCATCGATCCTTCCAGAATCAAAGCGATCGGTTTTGGAGAATCCAAAATCCTTAATAGGTGTAAAAATGGAGTAAACTGTACCGATGATGAGCACAGATTTAATCGACGCACAGAGTTCAGAATTCTAGAAGGGCCTCAGACTATCACCATCAAAAAAGAAATATTCAAAGGGCAAAAACCTGCTCTCAAACCCGGTGACGGTGGCTCTGCAAGTTTACAAAATATACCTACCATAAAGAAAGGGGTCCCTATCCTCAAATGGGACAATCCATTTTTTGATTTTGGCCTGGTCAACAAAGGAGAAGATAAATTGCATGAATTTGGTTTTGTCAATGCCGGTGATGCTGACTTACTCATCGAAATAGCTACTGCCTGCGAATGTACTGACCTCGACTACCCCACCAAGGCTATCAAACCCGGCGAAAGAGGGGTAGTTAAAGCAAATTTTCATAGTAAAGAAAAAGATGGTGAAGCTGAAATCACTATCAATGTCATCGCCAATACAGATCCCATAGTAGTCGAGGCCAGATTCAGAGCTTTTGTGAAGTAG
- a CDS encoding nicotinamide mononucleotide transporter yields MAQDLLHDVIKEARSLGWVQWLAFLTGLVYIYFATRSDARCWIWGILSSALWAYTSWFQLNLLSDSILQMIYVVLGVWGLYSWRIKKNKTTLPVSHCSPSQLILYLFVGAIFSIALGQFMKSTQAAFPMLDAALTVFSVIATIMLIKQQIENWIFWIVINLVSIPVFIIRDGHLFALLFLIYFVLSIKGWKEWQQLLRVNAS; encoded by the coding sequence TTGGCTCAAGATCTACTTCATGATGTTATAAAAGAAGCAAGGTCACTGGGCTGGGTACAATGGCTGGCCTTTTTGACTGGATTAGTTTATATCTACTTTGCCACACGCAGCGATGCCCGATGTTGGATTTGGGGAATCCTATCCAGTGCACTATGGGCTTACACCAGTTGGTTTCAATTAAATCTGTTGAGTGACAGTATATTGCAAATGATCTATGTGGTACTCGGTGTTTGGGGGCTATATTCATGGCGGATCAAAAAAAACAAAACTACCCTCCCTGTATCGCATTGCTCACCCAGCCAGTTGATATTATATCTATTTGTGGGAGCCATCTTTTCCATCGCCTTGGGGCAATTTATGAAGTCGACCCAGGCCGCTTTTCCTATGCTGGATGCTGCACTGACTGTATTTTCTGTGATCGCCACGATCATGCTGATCAAACAACAGATCGAAAATTGGATATTCTGGATCGTCATCAACCTGGTCTCTATACCAGTTTTCATCATTCGGGATGGGCATTTATTCGCCTTATTGTTTTTAATCTATTTTGTGCTGTCCATCAAAGGTTGGAAGGAATGGCAACAGTTGCTGCGAGTCAATGCTTCCTGA
- a CDS encoding DUF4837 family protein → MKYIYFALIISILALACSSNPFTNSQTPTSTAYGEPNHIVLVCNQSDWDGAIGDSLRYYFGSAYPILPQPEAIFDIRQMNYSDIVALKTFRELRNYIFIADLSKKDTLTYKLLVQLLGTERINDHLQESPTSNLISRDVWAHGQQLMYILGNDQDDLFNRIRRSFPGISRQIREFDRPRIRGTVYAAGVSKLNSESIGDRYHISIELPYDWKLVSSQPAGSWIRKETEKASFNLILSKIKYENTNQFSEDGFKKIRDTLLRHFVTTDSPGDFMKINDIDLPLFTYQKNIDGNYGIEMRGVWETAIEFMGGPFQTYMIQTPKKDSILFIDAFVYAPEQEKRDLIQQLEEVIQTVHFK, encoded by the coding sequence ATGAAATACATATATTTTGCATTGATCATCAGTATTTTAGCACTAGCCTGTAGCTCCAACCCGTTTACAAATTCTCAGACACCGACTTCCACGGCTTATGGGGAGCCAAATCATATTGTCCTGGTGTGCAACCAATCCGATTGGGATGGAGCAATAGGAGATTCTTTAAGGTACTATTTTGGATCAGCTTACCCAATTCTGCCACAGCCTGAAGCTATCTTCGACATTAGGCAGATGAACTACTCTGATATCGTTGCCCTCAAAACATTTAGAGAGCTTCGAAATTATATTTTCATAGCCGACCTTTCAAAAAAAGACACATTGACCTACAAACTATTAGTTCAATTATTAGGTACCGAACGAATTAATGATCATCTGCAAGAATCACCCACATCCAATCTAATATCTCGTGATGTCTGGGCCCATGGTCAACAACTTATGTATATCTTAGGAAATGACCAGGATGATTTATTCAATAGGATCAGAAGAAGCTTCCCTGGGATATCCCGACAAATAAGAGAGTTTGACAGGCCCCGGATCAGAGGAACTGTGTATGCTGCCGGCGTCAGCAAATTGAACTCTGAGTCAATTGGTGATCGATACCATATATCCATCGAACTACCTTATGATTGGAAACTGGTTTCTTCTCAACCTGCAGGAAGCTGGATTAGAAAAGAAACTGAAAAAGCCAGTTTTAATCTCATTCTGAGTAAAATAAAATATGAAAACACCAATCAATTTTCTGAAGACGGGTTTAAAAAAATAAGAGATACCCTGTTAAGGCATTTTGTGACTACAGACTCCCCTGGTGACTTCATGAAAATCAATGATATAGATCTGCCTTTATTTACCTATCAAAAAAATATTGACGGCAATTATGGTATTGAAATGAGAGGCGTTTGGGAGACTGCCATAGAATTCATGGGCGGCCCTTTTCAAACCTATATGATTCAGACCCCAAAAAAAGATTCTATTCTTTTTATCGATGCTTTTGTCTATGCCCCGGAACAAGAAAAACGAGATCTTATCCAGCAACTGGAAGAAGTAATACAAACTGTTCATTTCAAATAA
- the dprA gene encoding DNA-protecting protein DprA → MVPDAIQKIALTQIEGVGPVTTRQLVAYLGGIDQVFKSKKKDLLAIPGIGEKTAVSIFNHKEAFNRAEEEMKFIERHDIKMLFYTDKEYPFRFKSYEDTPVLLYFKGTADLDHHRIVSVIGTRSPTDAGRMLCEKLVEELKEYNVLVISGLAYGIDITAHRKSVDVEIPTVGVMGNGLDKIYPSAHASTTKRMTTNGGLLTQFMTKTKPDRENFPMRNKVVAALSDAVVVVESGIEGGSMITAEYANMYNKDVFAFPGRTTDLNSEGCNTLIKRHKAALIESASDLANNMNWQKSDHHPVQRSLFQDLTVMEQKVVQLLRENEYMSIDRLYHELQLAPSAIAGLLLELEFKGVIKALPGKKYMLIQ, encoded by the coding sequence ATGGTGCCTGATGCAATTCAAAAAATAGCTCTAACACAGATAGAAGGGGTAGGACCAGTAACTACCCGTCAGCTTGTTGCCTACCTGGGAGGAATAGATCAGGTGTTTAAGTCTAAAAAAAAAGATCTTTTAGCTATTCCCGGTATTGGAGAAAAAACAGCAGTGAGCATCTTCAATCATAAAGAAGCATTCAATCGGGCAGAAGAAGAAATGAAGTTTATCGAGCGACACGACATCAAAATGTTATTTTATACAGACAAAGAATACCCATTCAGATTTAAATCCTATGAAGACACTCCCGTGTTATTGTATTTCAAAGGAACCGCAGATCTGGATCATCATCGCATAGTATCTGTGATAGGGACCAGGTCGCCTACAGATGCAGGCAGGATGTTGTGTGAAAAGCTGGTAGAGGAGCTCAAAGAGTATAATGTATTGGTCATATCGGGGCTAGCTTATGGAATCGATATCACGGCGCATCGTAAAAGCGTAGATGTCGAAATCCCCACTGTGGGAGTCATGGGAAATGGACTGGATAAGATCTATCCGAGCGCCCATGCTTCTACGACAAAAAGAATGACGACAAATGGGGGCCTACTCACACAGTTCATGACGAAAACAAAGCCCGATAGAGAAAACTTCCCGATGCGCAATAAAGTAGTAGCAGCCCTTAGTGATGCGGTCGTTGTCGTCGAGTCGGGCATCGAGGGTGGGTCGATGATCACCGCTGAATATGCCAATATGTATAATAAAGATGTATTTGCGTTTCCAGGCAGGACTACTGATCTCAATTCAGAAGGATGCAATACCCTTATCAAAAGACACAAAGCCGCCCTCATAGAATCAGCATCCGATTTGGCGAACAACATGAACTGGCAAAAATCTGACCATCACCCTGTCCAAAGGAGTTTATTCCAGGATCTGACAGTGATGGAACAGAAAGTAGTCCAATTACTCCGTGAAAATGAATATATGAGCATTGATAGATTATATCACGAATTGCAGCTAGCTCCAAGTGCAATCGCAGGATTGTTGCTCGAATTAGAATTTAAAGGGGTCATCAAGGCTCTGCCTGGCAAAAAATATATGTTGATCCAATAA